In the genome of Lactuca sativa cultivar Salinas chromosome 3, Lsat_Salinas_v11, whole genome shotgun sequence, the window agacatcctagaacataataaacactttatataagtgttataagccctaaggattgcatctaagttgttgtgggacaaggcacttgggtttagggttccaaaggaccccatacttgagtttactctccatataaccccacacaaggagtttacagtcgtaaactcttgagtttacggccgtgaactcctaggcTTAATGTtctttgatgttttgaggttccaaatgatccctagaagtatTCCAACTTCGTGGTTTAATtattggaagggtttagggcatagatacactcctttgaggagtttacggccccaaggccaattcctttggagtttactgctgtaaactcaCATGGGATGGgcgtttttgatgctttcaagtctcacacacatgtaggataggttcaatacttttacctaaagcaaatgaaggccttaggcacactttagtgccctagtttgatgttcacggcccaagcacaaTCTTAGGGCTCTCAAAAGAGGGGTTTTTGGATGTGTTGAAGTCCTTAATTTATGTAGGAGTAAACCTAGGTAATTGTCCAAAgctttaggagtgttaaaaacactctttggtccatgtttttggagttcatggtccaagatcttcttgggtcgtgaacatcCAATTTGTAACATcatgaaatatcaagagtagagtgaagggctaaaagagtaaattgggaaagagcgactcggcgagtccatgggtggactcggcgagtagagtcgcgacttggtcgcgtgttaagtagccgactcggcgagtcagtaagatggagtcggcgagtaggcgctgagtggagaaaaccctaattctcggggttgagccctatataaagaacataacatccattcccccagcctctttactcatcctcaagtccagaaaccctaaacttcgtatgtgagtggatcaagttgcatttgggagcttggagaagcatttgttgaggaaatcttgaagggtaggaggcttggagaataaaaccaaaaaaacattcataaaccataatttttattttgatgcaAGAAAGACATGTGAGAAAACCCAACATAAAACTAAAACCCACTTCATCCTTGCAAGTGTTTCTTCAACTTTGTTCCTCGCTTGAAGTAAACAAAGGACGACTTTTAGAACCCTATGCCACATGGGTGGGACAAACAAACCAATAAACTCACACTTTGAACCATTATGTCGACAACACCTAAATCTTTAATCATTATTCAAGTCAGTCTAGGATGCAATCTCTCTTGTTGGGTTCCCACAAGAGCAAATCATGATTTGGAACTTAAGGTTTTCACGTTTGAGgactgaaaaagaagaaaatgaaaaaagaagGAGAGAGATGAAATATACAATTTAATgtttataaactaatatattcAAGTGAACACTGATATAAAAAGGCCTAAATGAAAAGACAATTTTGACTTTGCATGGAAGCACGTATAAGTAACTAGCAAACATAAATTAACAAGGGGATAGGAAAGGATTTAGTGATGATGACACAATGTTTCAAACTATCAAGGACCAACTATGTTCAAAATTATTCATAAGGACTTGAGGTGGTATTTTTTTACCAACTATAATTTTCTCTTTTCTCATTAAAGAAAAAGGATATAACTTAAAGTACAACCGTTAATGCACAAGATACCATGCTTTGATGCAAATCTAACAGAAACAGAGGCCTAAAGCTATTTAAACGACGTTGGTCATCGCCACCTCCTCCGCTGCCCGAAACCCGAAAATGACGACCGACATGGGTCCTCCGCCTCCCCGTAACCCTACACCCACCACCAACTCCGATCAACCTCCATCGAAAGAGAAACCTACCAAAACAGTAGACGATGTGAAGAAGACTCCTATGGGCCCTCCGCCTTCAATTCAACCTATTCCCCCAAATATCGAACCAGAGGAATCCGTACAACCTACAGAACCACCGCTTCCTGAGGATGATGCCGCCTCTGCGCCTGCCAATTCCGCGACAGGTGAAGAGGATAATTTACCAGAGACTAAGAAGAAAGAGCAGAAACCATCAAGCAATGTCGGTGGTGGAGTAGCGGTTCCTTATACCATTCCTCCATGGAGTGAACCTCCCTGCCACAATTTCTTCCTTGAAGTTCTTAAAGATGGCTCTATAATTGATCAGTTTGATGTGTAAGTATCCTAGATGGCTCTATCATTGGATCAATTCGAAGCGTAAGCTGTTCACAACGTTTTGAATTAACAACTTGTAGTCACTTTCAGCATAATAAACCTAATCGCAATAGCTTGCAAGCCAGTTCATATTGAGAAACTATAACTTTACTGAGAATGTCACAGCTGTTGTTCTATCTCCTTTTTATGGCTTAATCAGTGTAACAGTGGCTTCGCATTATGGATCAGATTCATTCTCAAGATCCTGTGTGCGAACGTGTTATAGTTGCATTCAAATCCTTGCTctgtgtttgattttgattttgctgAGTTACATTTTTTTGTTATTGACTAGGTATGAGAAGGGAGCTTACATGTTCGGGAGAGTAGATCTTTGTGATTTTATCCTTGAGCATCCAACCATATCTCGATTTCATGCTGGTAAGCATCAGCGTTTATCCTCCCTGATACAACAGATCCATTCTCCCTGCACCCTGTTGCTCTTATATTTGTTCTTTTCAATCCTCAATTAAGAAATCAAATCGTTATGATCTTTGATAATATCAACTTAATCACATACTTTCTTCTATGCTAGTTCTCCAGTTCAACAAATCTGGTGGTGCTTTCATCTATGATCTTAGTAGTACACATGGAACTTTCATAAACAAGAACCAGGTACTTAAACTTCCATTTCAAGTTTTCAACTTCATATATCAATACAACTAACTATTGTAGATTGTATGATGTGCATTTTAATCTTTATACGTTAATATTGTTATCCCTTTTCACTAATCAGGTGAAGCAAAAGGTTTATGTGGAGCTCCATGTTGGTGATGTTCTTCGATTTGGCCAGTAAGCTCTTGCATTTTTATGCTATTCCTTTATCATTTTATGTCACTTATTTGGATTCATTAATCATTACATATTCTtactttttttcttcttctttgtaTACAGTTCAACTCGATTGTACATATTTCAAGGACCAACTGACTTAATGCCTCCAGTAAGACCCTTCAACTATCTCATTCACTTGAAGCATATTTTCATTTCATTGCATTCTTCTTATAGAAATTCATTAAATGTTTCTTGTTTATTTTAAAAGGAAAAAGACTTACAAAGTGTTAAACATCTTAAAATTCGACAAGAGAAACGTGACATGGAAGCTTCACTTCTAAGAGCAAAAAGAGAAGCAGCACTTGCAGATGGTATTTCATGGGGCATGGATGAAGATGCAATTGAAGAAAACGAGGTTGTTATTATTTTGAACTAAAAACAGATGTGGATTTGTCTCAAAAATATCATTATAACTAAAAATGGAAACTGTATTTAAGGATGATCTTGAAGAAATAACATGGCAAACATTCAAGGGACAACTTACAGAGAAACAAGAGAAAACCCGTGAGAAAGTTTTGAAGAGGCTTGAAAAGGCAAGtataatccttttttttttttctttcactaaCATTGTAAATTACCAAAACTACCCTTTTCTTTTCTTTAACTAAACTTCATGAATGGAATTCAGATTGCTAATATGAAAAAAGAAATAGATGCAATACGTGCAAAGGACATTGCACAAGGTGGTTTAACACAAGGGCAACAAACTCAAATTGCTCGTAATGAACAGAGAATGTCTCAGGTATGATggattaataatttaatattatatattaatattattaattttttaatgaaaTTGCTTAGGTGGCAGAAGAGCTTGAAAATTTGGAGGAAACTCTGAATGAAAGTATCCGTGAAAGTATGGGTGCACGTGTTGGTAGGGTGCATGGTAAGAAAAAAGGAGCacctgaagatgatgaagatgaatacatgaggtatttatattttattattttttttttccatttttaccCCTGAGTTGATTGAATGAGAATAACATGATATGGCAGTGATGAAGATGACTTCTATGATCGAACAAGAAAGAAGCCATCAAAACAAAAAGGTGCAGAAGGTCAAGCAATTGAAACAGCAGATTCTCTTTTAGACAAAAAAGATGCAATCGATAAACAaattgaagaaaagaaaaaatcGATTCTTGATGAGAAAAATAGATTGATTCTTGAGAATGATGAGGTGGCAGAAACTGGTGATGAGCTGGATGCGTTCATGTCTGGACTCTCCTCTCAATTAGGTTTGTAGAGTTCTTTTGTTGGCTTTGAATCTTTGATTTGGAAAAAACGGTGTTTGACATTTATTGGACTAAGACTCAGACTGATGTCAGCTTTTTTGTCCCACCTAAAAAGGTGGGACAGGCACTGACAAGACAAGACTGTGTTTGACATGCGTAGGACTGGTACTGACTCTGTTACTGATATCAGTGCAACAAAATTCAATTTATAACAATCATGGGACGGGAATATCGGCTTTGATCTTACTTTTGTGAAAAAAGACGTTAATGCCCTCATCCTCATCATTGAACATAGGCCTACGATCTTATGTTTCTGGAAAAAGACGTTAATGCCCTTATCCTCATCATTGAAAATAGGCCTAGAAAGCTTGTCCTGTCCTATCAtgtggggtattttagtaatttcaattttttaaaaaatttgggaCATGAACTTCGCCTACGATCTTATGTTTCTGGAAAAAGACATTAATGCCCCTATCCTCATCATTGAAAATAGGCGTAGAAAGCTTGTCCAGTCCCATCATGACAAGGGCATTTTAGTAATTTAACTAATTTTCTTTTGTCTTATTGTATAGTCCATGACAAAACAAACTCACTCCAGAAAGAACTCGACACATTACAATCAGAACTAGAACGAATTGTATACCTGTTAAAAATAGCGGACCCCACGGGGGAAGCTTCTAGAAGAAGACAATCTGTTGGACATGAAGaagaaaaacaaaacatttcaaaaccacaaGTTGCAACGAAAGTAGAagtaaaaacacaaaaacaaaattCATCTTCTGCTGAtgtcaccacaaaaccaaaacaaGAAACCGCTGATGTCACCACAAAAGATCCTTCACAAGTCAAAGAAGAAGTCAAAGCTAGTGTATATACTGTTCATAAGCCACAATGGCTCGGGGCTGTAgagaaaaaagaaacaaaaaaggtCGCTGACGTGGCGGTTGTGGTGGAATCGGAATCGGATGATTTTGTTGACTATAAAGACAGAAAGGAGGTGTTGGGGCAGAAAGAGGAGGACACGGGACTTGAAAACGCAGCACCTGGTTTGATTATACGAAAGAGGAAACAAGTTGCGGTTGAAAAGGCGGAATGTGATTCCAATTCcgattccaattccaattccggTTCCGGAGTAGACATTGCGGCGGAAGACGCTGTGGCGTTGTTGTTGAAGCACACGAGAGGGATTCAAGCAGCGGATGATGAACAAGAGGCGGTGAAGAAAAAGGGGAAAAAGAAAAAGGTGATTGGTCCTGAGAAGCCTTCGTTTTTGAATAGTGAAGGTGATTATGAATCTTGGGTGCCTCCAGaaggtaaataaataaataaattcttGTGAATAACTAATTTGGTTTAATTTAGTTTTAATTTGTGATGTTTgatgtttgtgtttgtgtttgtgtctTAAGGTCAATCGGGTGATGGGAGGACATCGTTGAATGATCGATTGGGATACTGATTATGAATGGTGATTTGTAACTTGTGGGGTCGGATAAAgggtaaaaatgtcattttatatgtGAGATTAACGGATGAAGTTAGATAGAGAAGAAAAGTGTTGCAAAGTTATATTTAAGGGTGAAATTTTAAGTTAGAAACCCAATGCGTAATTTTCGTATAAGCATAGGGACTAAAGTGTAGTTTTTATGTCTTGTTTCTCATTATAAATCAAAGTTTATACTATAAAGTCTTGAAATAACAATGTGGttttagtttaaaaaaatatatttgtccCATGGTTTTTTTCTTCATCCACTTAAAAAGGTTATAGTTTTCCTTTTATGCCCTTTTGAaaattatccttatcaaaatctTCTTCATATAGATCCAGTAAATTTATTTCGACCTTTAAATTGATTTTTTCCTAGATTTTTATTTTACATATTTTGTTTGGAAACCTACTCCTTGATTTTGGGTTTCCCATCCTtcgatttatattatttattttacttttattcttttgttttattttttttatttatatttttttgttttattctaATTTGGTATTATTtgtatattaatataaaaatatcagaattaaaataaatagaaGGTAAAGTAAAAAGAAAACCAAAAAAGGATGTAATTGGCCGGTTGGGAAAACAAAATGGGTTTACAAAAATATATAAAGGTTAAAACTAAAAACTGAGACAAAATCAAGTTAACTAGTAAATAAATCACAATTAGAGGGTTTCAATAACCGGTGGTTTTCAAAGGGCATAAAAggaaaacataatattttttaaGTGGATAGATAAAAAAGTTAAACCAAAATATCAGCTCTCTttactaaatagatttaatgagtGGAGGATTTAATTGACTTGATCCCTAAAAATGGGCTTAATGGGTTAAAATGAGAAGATTGTGCATTTATCCACCGAGAGCTTCTTTTTACGTGTTATAGTATGCACTTATGTATGTATTAACGAATGGGTATTTAATTGTTCCGACTTAAAGGCCATAGAGTGTTCTAACAATGAAAGAGTGTTTTAGGGACTACTTCTAGCTTCTTAGATgtagttttattttaaaaataaacgaGTTTTAATTTTATAGTTGAACATGCGTCTTTTTTGAAGATGAGCAATAGTCTCTTTGGAAGATGATTGAGTGTTTATTAGGAGGGTTTAGATCATTTTTAAGTAAGACACTATTACAAATTTAAGTTGCCAACAACTCCAAAAATGTAATAATTTTTGAGATTTTGTTTTTCCAAAAGCTATATAAGGTATAACATGTTATACTGTTAAGATGCTGTCGCGAACGtcttaaacaaataaattatcaTTGCTTGGTTGCACTAAAAGAATAACACAGTGAAGGAGAGTTGAATCTTTATGGACACAACCTAATGGTAAATGACTTTTGAGTAAGATACACACTAGTcattaaacataaaatataaaaatgaggggtttttgattattaaataaaactaaaataacaatgaaataaaataaagaaaattcaataataaaaagtGAATTCAGTTATGCTACGACTTTTTTAATTATGCAATCAATATAAACCTGGTTATTTAAGATGTGTTCTATCTAGGCTGATATTGAAAACTACTAATTTGTATGATAACTGCACTCAATCTTCAAAATTCTTCCTACTTCTCAAGATAATCACGTTCACATTATGCTTTTCACCTTCCTCCTTTTCTGGTTCACTCTGACCTTCGTAATTCTTCTACTTCTCAAGGTAATCGCATTCATATTATACTTCGGGTTATTTTCGGTTTGCTCTGGTAGTTTACCTTGAGACCCCAATCGACTCATAGAAGTGGGAAGCTGAGACACCTGTTGTTCCAGATTTCTGATGCTTGCTTTGGTTTTGTTCTGGAACGCATGAGTGATGGTGGCTATGATTTTAACGATATCTTCTAAAGCTAGCGGGAGTTGCCATATTGCTGATTCGAAGGCTGTTGCTGAAAACTCTGATGTTGAATATTCTGTTGGTGCTGATTCTGACAATTCTGCTGCTGAAATCTAGGAGGGTGTTGAAATTGTTGTTTTTGCTAATAATTATTGTTCTGCTAAaattttagaggttgattaaaaTTTTTCTGCTGGTAACCTCCAACAGCTTTTACTGGAGCAACATCCTCTTGCAGTAGAGGACATATGTCAGTGGGATGTTCAGTTTTCAGGTAGATTCCACATGACTTTTTTGCAGATGTAACTCCTTTTTCTTTTTTCGACAACAAACTGCTTTCGTTAATTCAGAAATTTGGGCTTCTAGATGATGTGAACTAACTTAGGGGTGACTTGGACCAGACCAGACCGAACCTGGCCAACTATTGGACTCGACcgattttgaaaaatattgtaGATCGTGGACCAGACCGGACAAGGCTTATCAGGTCCAAGTCTAGGTCAGGGTTTTCTCGTTCttggaccggtacaactttaCAAGCATACGATACAACTTGTTAAAACGAGTTTTTGAGTTGATACAACtcgttaaaaaaatatgattttgggtttgATACGTTACAACTCGTTAAAATGAATACGTTTATCAGTTAAATACGTTAAATGAATATGTGTTTGACTTTATCATATTTCATGCATAACTATCTAACTTtttctataatattataatttacaaaattaattttccaaataaaagcaactaacattTAAATCAAAAGTTAAGATTCTTAACACAAACATACACAAGTAACTACCGCAACataaaaattatagtttaaactttaaaatcaatGCAACTAACAAACGTCATAATCTAATCTTTCATTGGCATCTTTTCCATATCTTTGTCATCTGAATCTAACATATTTAAAGCTTGTGCTATCTCTACataaaaacaaaatagaaatgTTGTTag includes:
- the LOC111909877 gene encoding uncharacterized protein LOC111909877: MTTDMGPPPPRNPTPTTNSDQPPSKEKPTKTVDDVKKTPMGPPPSIQPIPPNIEPEESVQPTEPPLPEDDAASAPANSATGEEDNLPETKKKEQKPSSNVGGGVAVPYTIPPWSEPPCHNFFLEVLKDGSIIDQFDVYEKGAYMFGRVDLCDFILEHPTISRFHAVLQFNKSGGAFIYDLSSTHGTFINKNQVKQKVYVELHVGDVLRFGHSTRLYIFQGPTDLMPPEKDLQSVKHLKIRQEKRDMEASLLRAKREAALADGISWGMDEDAIEENEDDLEEITWQTFKGQLTEKQEKTREKVLKRLEKIANMKKEIDAIRAKDIAQGGLTQGQQTQIARNEQRMSQVAEELENLEETLNESIRESMGARVGRVHGKKKGAPEDDEDEYMSDEDDFYDRTRKKPSKQKGAEGQAIETADSLLDKKDAIDKQIEEKKKSILDEKNRLILENDEVAETGDELDAFMSGLSSQLVHDKTNSLQKELDTLQSELERIVYLLKIADPTGEASRRRQSVGHEEEKQNISKPQVATKVEVKTQKQNSSSADVTTKPKQETADVTTKDPSQVKEEVKASVYTVHKPQWLGAVEKKETKKVADVAVVVESESDDFVDYKDRKEVLGQKEEDTGLENAAPGLIIRKRKQVAVEKAECDSNSDSNSNSGSGVDIAAEDAVALLLKHTRGIQAADDEQEAVKKKGKKKKVIGPEKPSFLNSEGDYESWVPPEGQSGDGRTSLNDRLGY